The sequence CTCTGCTTTGCCCCAGGGCCGCCCCAGTCTCTGTGCAGGGCCAAATCCTGCCCTGCCACAGGGGTTTGAAccctcccagggctgggggggaagcaggggggggggctggcccAGCATCAGACcggggcagagctgccaggggTTTGGGAGCCCCTGGGGACCAGGGCGAGGGGAAGGGGacagccaggctgggcagggccACACACCCCCGGCGAGAACCTGgttccctgctgcctgctctcacCCTGCGGCACTCCTGGGGCAAGAGgagacatttttaaagtgtttctacttgtaaataaattgtatttttctcctgctgagTCCTAGACTTGGTGtgtcccagccccgctgcagggcCCGCTCTTTATGTGCGGCTGTGCTGGGTGGGTGCCCGGGGTGGGTTGTACAGCTGCAGCATCCTCACCACCCCCTGGGGCTGGATCCAGAtgtcctgggaccagtacaGTTGTACTGGTccaattttcaggaaaaaaaatgggtgaaatcctcctcctccctgtgcGCGCCTGCCGTGCTGCATTCCCTCCAGGCAGCGTTCGCCTGGGGCCTCGCTGTTGTGCCCAAGCAGACGCagaggggtttttgttttttttagctctttttttctccaacagCTCCCCTTTTAAACTCAACGCACAGCTCCCGTGACAGCGTTTGCAcagctgagcccccccccccccaattctcCCCGGTGCCGGGCTGGAAGCGACCTCTCCGCCTGCTGCCGGGGCGCCTCGGCCGgcggctcctgccctgctccggTGTCTCGGGGTGCCTGGCGAGACGAGGGGCGGGCAGGATGCgccccccccctgccctccccaccagccccaccaaTGTGGCTTCGGCCTCTCGGGCACTGCTGCggggagcccagcagctcctctcctccccccgtCTGCGGTGGGACCCCCGCCGAAGGGGGTCGGTCTGCGCGACCACCGCTACCCGCAGCTCCCCCTggtcccccccagcacagcgagGGGTCTGTGGGGGTCAGGGGGGGCTCCGagcctgctgcacagcagccgTCGGGGCCACCCGCGGCCCCTGCCCTCACTCCCCGCAGGTGCTGGCGTGCCGCTGCACCTCGGCCGGGCTGAACCGGAGCTCGCAGATGGGGCAGGGCACCCGGGCGCCGGGGGAGGACGGGTGCTCCATGTCGGAGTCGGAGTCGTCCTCGCCGCAGCGGGAGGCGTGCGCGGGCAGGAGCGCCACGCTGAAGCAGCCTGCGGGAAGGGGAGGTGAGGGGGCTGTCCCCAAACCTCCGCCGAGCCCCTCCTCAGGGCATCCCCGACCCCTGGGGACGGAGCCCCGGGCTGAGGCCGAAGGCACCTCCGCCGAGCGCTCACCCGAGCAGATGGGGCACagccccacctcctcccctccgccgccgcctgcccTTGCCTGTCCCTCGCTGTGGCCGCGGGCTCGGGCTCTCCCTCCTGCGCTGGGCTTCCCCGCGGCAGCTGGCAGAGCCCTGCGGAGGTGCTGCAAGCTTAGGGCTCGCTGTGCTGTgcgctgtgccccccccgaaGTGGGAAGGACCAGCCAGAAAccgggggggagctgctggaTCCGGCAAGGCACCACGCGCGGCCGACCCCCGGGTGCGGGGAAGGAGCCGGCTTGGAGGCTCAGAGCAGCAAAATCACCGGGCTTGGGCAGGAGAAACACGGTGATGTGGGGGGTTAATTACCTGCCTGCGGGGCCGTGagccctctgcctgctgcccgGCTGCCTGCGGACCCTCTTTGGGGGTGCAGGGGCGTCCTGCGTGGACCCTGGAGAGCAACAGCCGGTGAGCCTTCCTCCCGCCGCAGCGCCAGGGGCCACAAGCACAGCACCCGCGGGTAGGTGAACACCGGCGTGACACGGACCAGCCAGGGGCACAGCGCAGCCGTGTGCCAGGCTCTGCTGGCCCCCAGGAGCGTAGGAACCTGGTTGTTGGTCCCTGCAGGAGTgtgggcagaggggctgggcaTCGCAGGGGATTTAACGCCCCTGAGGGTCCGAGGAGCCAGGGCTCTGAGCGCCAGCCCTGCCGTGGGGCAGCGTGGGGTCACCCGGATGGGAAATCCTGCCCGGCACAGGGCTCGCGGGACTCCCGTGAGCTGTGGGACTCCCGGCCACGCTTCTCTCGGCCCAGCAAGGAGGGTGGCGCGTCCTCCCCCCGCCAAGGCAAACCGCGggatgcccccccccagggcatgGCATCACCCCGGAGCCGCGGATCCCGGCATGGGATCCTTCCAGCCACGGGCAGGACGGGGTCCCCCGGGGCAGTTTTGGGGGCGCGTGCTGCCTGTGCTGATGTCCCTGCTCACCCGGTGCTGCGGGGCCTCCCCGGTCCTCAGCCGGCAGCTCGGGGCCGCTCCCCGGGGCTCCGGTGCTGGCTCGGGGCTTCATGGcccggctccgcgccgccgACAGCACCATCCTGGCCGGGCGGCTGAGGCGGGCCGGGCTCCAGGCGTGGGACGCGGTGCCcggctccagctgctgcaggcggCTCCTGAGCTGCTCCTCCTCCCTCGAGCTCCTGGGCACGGACAGCCACCGCTCAGCCCCCGCGCTCCCCAGCCGGGGGGGTGCTCAGGGCGCCAGGCACCGCGGCTGGGAGACGTCTCCCGGGGGGCTCCAGGCCTGGCCccgcagggagaggagggacgCGGGAGGGCTCCGAGCTGACCCAGGTGGGCCGCAGAATCACAGAGTatccctggggacagggggccgggtccctcccctgctccctgcgGGGTCCTTGGGCTCTCGGCTGCCCTAGGGACCAGCGTCACCCAGCGGAGCAGACCCCCAGGCTCACCGAgccccaggcagcacagcccaggccctgtgcccaccccagcccaggccccgtgcccaccccagccccctgctccgCGACCCCAGCCCGGGCTACTCACGAGCGTGGCTCTGGGGACAGAGTCCTGCagaaggcagggctgcagcgcCAGGGGCTGTCGGCGAGCTCGGCGCCCTCCTGCAGGACAAGGCGACGCCGGGGAGATGCCGAGAGCCTCGCGCCCACCCCAGACCACAAGGAGaagccccggcacccccccaCCCTGACGTGGGTCCCCCGACAGCACCTACCGGTGCCGGGCGCGGGTCCGGCTCGGGGTCGGTCGGGGTGCGCAGGCGGAGGAAGGAGAGCCCGAACTGCCCGCGCCTGCAGAAGGGCTGGCTGCAGGTGAGCCGCAGCCGGTCCCACTTCTGCCCCACCGCCAGCGCCAGGAAATCTGCTgcggggggtatgggggggacgggggcttCAGGGGCGGCCCCAACCCCTCTGccccttgttttatttttttttttttttttgacggGCCGCCCCTCACCTTCTTTGAACATCCGGACCCCGCAGCGGTTCTCGCCCGTCCTCGACTCGGCCGGCGTCATCAGCGTGATGCTGGGCACCAGGGGGACGTAGGGCTGGCCGAGGGGCCACGAGGAGCGCCCCACCTCCACCTGCACGAAGGCGCAGCCACAGttacctgcatttttttttttggggggggggagggaacgGGGGAGGCTCAGGGCTCGTGGGGCACCCGCGCTGCTCCTGCCCGGGGCTCGCGCGCAGCCCAGCAGGAGCCGCTCCGAGCCGCGGGGAGGTGCAGGGACCctgctggggggttgggggggccaggggccgagccccccgccctTACCGACGTCCACGTAGCCGATGGCGCTGgctctctccagctgcagctccgcTCTCAGCTGCCGGCTGCGGTCCTGGGGGCAGCTGAGCCACGGCCGCCGGCCGTCACCACGCAGCAGGTTCTCCACCGGGTACCGGGGGTCCTGCGGAGGGCACCGCGGCACcgtcagcccccccccccagcatgcACCCACCCCGTTCTCGCTGCTTCACGTCCCCACGGGGCCGtgggggcagccccgagccccccccgccgggaCCTGCGAGGAGAAGGACACCACGAAGCTGATGCGCACCGGGGCCATGGCGGGCGCCTGCGGGCGGCTCCGACACccgcacctggggggggggacaggcgCTGGGGGGGCACGCACGGaccccatcctgcccccagccccattgcCCCATCCCAAGCCGccccccccttcacccccagcccctccgagccgccccagccccactgccccaACCTGGAGCCACCCCCCCgttctgcccccccacccccatttccccgtcccagagctgccccccccctgcccccccagccctgggtaccccccagcccccccactccgcccccagccccatttccccatcccagagctgccccccccccaggtctgtccccccccgtgcccccccacccctgggtacccccccagccccccgtgctccccccacccccatttccccatcccagagctgtccccccccccccagtgcccccccagccctgggtacccccccagcccccccactctgcccccagccccatttccccATCCCAGAGCCACCCCCCTCGTCCtgcccccttgtgcccccccaacccctgcccccccacacccttcgcccccccccagccctcggtgccccccccagctgccctatcccagagctgccccccccatcctgtccccccccgcccccccactccacccccagccccactgccccaTCCCAGAACTGCCCCCCCcgttctgcccccccccagccccatttgccccccccccgccccgcaccgGCCCCGCCGACGCCGCCCGAATTCTCCCGCCCAAACcgcgtggccccgccccctcccccttggccccgcccctccacccctcggccccgcccctctgccccccctcTGGCCCCGCCGCGGTGGCTGACGGGACTCGTAGTCCTGCGGCGGCGCCGCGTCACCGCGCCGGGCGCTAAGGGAGCGTCTGCCGTGAGCCGCCCCCGTACGGAGGCGGGAGGGAGGCGCGGGATTGGCCGCGCGCTGCGCGGGATCGGAAATGTGCGACGCTCCCTTAGCGGACAGCccgccccttcctcctcctgactggccgcgggggcggcgccgcgcgcGGCGATTGGCcgagggggcggcggcgcggccgctGGTTGGCTGGGCGGCGGCGGAAGGAGCTGGCTGCcggcggaggggaggggggagcctacaggagcaggggtggggggggcaagATGGCGGCGGTGCTGGAGGTGGAGGTCGGCGGCCCCGGCGAGCGCGacggggaggaggtggggggggacacggggggggcgttggggggaAATCCTTCCCGCTGGGGGCCTGGCCCGGGCTgcccggaggggctgggggcgccccagccctggcagtgcccaaggccaggctggggggggggctgggggcagcctgggctgggggcgggggggggttgggggggctggggggggagtttggggggcttcagggctttgggggggctttggggggctttgggggggtttggggggctgtAGGCGGgctgtgggggtttggggggctgtgggggggctttaggggcttggggggtctttggggaggctttgggggggctgtgggagggctttgggggggtttgggggctgagGAGGCagtgggggggctttgggggggctgtgggggggttttggggggggttgggggctgaggggggtctgtggtggggtttgggggggcttaGGGGGGCTCAGCGCCGTGCTGAGGCTCCCCTCTTGCTGGCCCCGTGGCACCGGGCTCTGCTCGTGCGGTGCCAGCTGGGCGGCGGGTTAggggggggctccctgcccccccccgacacTCACAgacaccccccccgccccccgtcccccagcAGCGGGGCAGCGCGCGGGGAGCCGTTGGGGGGCAGCCGGGAGCGAGGTGCCCGCAGCCGGGGGGGTTCCCGCACAGCCCGCAGGGGGGTGTCCCTGCCCCGGCCTCGCTCCCCGGCgcgccccgagccccggctCTGCCCGTGCTGGCTGCCCGCCTCGCTTCGCCGTGAAGCTCTTGTGCCTGGcaagggggggggcaggcaggcgTGGAGCACCAGGAGCCCGGCGCCcggcctgtgctgctgcccaaGGGGGACCCAGCCTCAAATTCGGCGCCCTCGCAGCGTGCGGCAGCCCCTCTGCGGCGCTGCCCGCTGCGTTTTCCAGGCGCTCGCCGGTGGCTCTCGGCCGCGCTCGTACAGCGGGGGCCGGGTGCTCCCAGAGCCTCGGTGagcggctgggggctgggggctgcccgcgCAAAGGGGAGGTCTGCCGGGGGCTGCGGTCCTCAGAAGCGGGTCTCCTGGATTTTGGCCTGGCAGGAAGGGCTCGGGGAGGCAGCTCGGAGAGCAGAGAGCGCCGGGGGACGGCGCCGGGTTCTGCCGCGGGGCACGGGCGGCCGATAAGGAGGCGCCCGCAGGGAGGCACGCCGAGGGCTGCGCCCGTCCCTTTGCTCCCGCCCGCAAAGTCCACGTCCGCGGGTGGTGCCGAGCCCAGGGTGCCGGGGCGAGCCGGGGCCATGACGGCAGCGCCTGCCCCGTCCGTTGTCCAAGCGCTCCTCGAGGTCCCGCAGCGCGGCGCCGAGCCGCAGAAGCTCGGGGAGCGTTTGGACACCGCTCTCAGACGCAGGggctggttttggggggtcctttTGGGGACCTTTTGGGTTGAAGGCTGTGCCATGCTCGGCGTGCCGTTAGCCCTCCCAGTCTcgtggtggttttggggggcagTTAGCCCCCGCTGGAAGCTTGGAACGGCGTGGGGCTCTTCCccgggctgtgctgctgcacctGAGGGCATCAGCGCCAGGTTCCTTCCAGCCGCCACCCGGAGAGCTTCGGGGATCGCGGGGCGGACGGAGGGACGCATCGGGACACGT comes from Anser cygnoides isolate HZ-2024a breed goose chromosome 1, Taihu_goose_T2T_genome, whole genome shotgun sequence and encodes:
- the XNDC1N gene encoding protein XNDC1N, which codes for MAPVRISFVVSFSSQDPRYPVENLLRGDGRRPWLSCPQDRSRQLRAELQLERASAIGYVDVGNCGCAFVQVEVGRSSWPLGQPYVPLVPSITLMTPAESRTGENRCGVRMFKEADFLALAVGQKWDRLRLTCSQPFCRRGQFGLSFLRLRTPTDPEPDPRPAPEGAELADSPWRCSPAFCRTLSPEPRSSSREEEQLRSRLQQLEPGTASHAWSPARLSRPARMVLSAARSRAMKPRASTGAPGSGPELPAEDRGGPAAPGSTQDAPAPPKRVRRQPGSRQRAHGPAGRALPAAAGKPSAGGRARARGHSEGQARAGGGGGEEVGLCPICSGCFSVALLPAHASRCGEDDSDSDMEHPSSPGARVPCPICELRFSPAEVQRHASTCGE